The genomic window TCAGAATACATTAtaccttttctttgatgaaaaaaCACCCTCGTAATTCCGCTGACAAGAAATTGGATTCAGTTCCCAAATGGTGGTGTAGTCAACTCAACGAAGTTCTATGAGCTCAAGCATACCTAGACGTTTTAAACATAAAAAggaaaaccttttttttttttattagcGCATCATATAGAAGTTCTCTACACTTCCAACGTTTGCTTTATGTACAAAAAATACATAAGAGACGATCTATTTAGcttgttctctttcaatttaATGCATCTGAACTTCTAAAGATGAAAATTATCTAACAATAATCATTTATAAAAGGAACGGATATAAAAGTGGGTATTGAAATTATTCTTTAACAATTGAATTATATGTATAACGAACTTTAACTAATGGTCCTCTAATGTGACAGAAAATAAAGCATAATAAATGGGTAACGAAATTACAGAAGAGCTAGTACCACCGCAATTAATGGAGATACGAGTAGCTTATTTGACTTGCCTTCGTACATCGTCTGTTGTACGTCAGATGAGAATCCTCCGATAGAAGCAAGAGTGACATGTGATCTAGATGCTATGCTGGATAATGTAGACGCGGATGGCAGTATGATCGTTGATGTATTACCTTGTTCATAACCAGTATGTTTTGATACGTTCTCTTTTCCAGTAAACGAATCGGAAGATTGAACAGAGATAGAAGTAGTGGGGGTTGCCTGCAAGCTATTTGTCAATGACATTTCTGGGGTAATACTATTGGTCATCAGGGACAAAACACTAGATTCTTGCAACTGGGATGGCTGGCTACTTGAATTCTCAGTAGGTTGGGAATATTGGTCTAGGTTTGGACTGTAAGATGGTGCTAATGAGGTTATTATATCAGTTTCAGCCACAGTTGAGGTAGAGCTTGAACTTAACGGACAATATGTGGTATATGTGGTTGCTATTCCAGAAATTGTAGTAACAACAGTGCTTATCGTGTATTCCATAAAAGCTGTTGTTCCTGGCAGAGTGATAGTTGAATCCGTTGAAGAATAATTGCTTGTGGATGTTTGGGCTTCGGATATTTCTGGTGACTCGCTTTTTACATCAGTTAAAGTAGAAGAATCAACTGAATAAGCAGTTAGTGATGATTCAGCTATAGTAGATGAAGTCAAGGTGAAGCTGCCAATAGAGTTTGTAGATGAGTCCGTTTGAGATGAGCCTACTGAATTAGTGGTTGTAGGTCCTTGTCCTGTTGCTATGTCTTGTGAAGTTAGTTCAggtgaagaacttgaagctTGAGATGGTATAGAGACGATGGCGGGGTAAAGGAGGATCCACTCCCAAAGCCTGTAGAAGCATATGTATTCGAAGGTTGTAGTGAGACAGTTGTAGTGATCTGCTGGTCTTCTTCAGTGGTTTGAGAAGACAAATCGAACGAATAAGTTGAATATTCGGATTCCATAGACATGCCAGCCGAGCTCGAAGGAATTCTGTCCTCAAACTTCGTGGAAGTTCCTGTCTGGACTATTCCCGGTGTAAAAGTTAATGGGGATGATTTGCTTGGAATAGTGGAGCCTACCACGCTAGATGAGTTAGAATAACGGAAGGCTGACGCACTAATAACTGGCGTTTCCacataatatattatattgaCTTGTGGTTCTTCATTTGATGCTACTATAGAAGTTACTCTGGTTGAATAAGTAGACGTAAACCTACCAGTCCATGGAGTAAACACTGTGGTGGCAATTTCAACCTCTGGGGTCTGGACATGATAAATGGTTACCACTGTTTCAATGCCGTTTGCGCCAGTACTGGTAGAGATATCAGTAGCGACGGTTGCAGTGACAGTACCGGTCCATGGCGTGAAGACTGTAGTAGCAACTTCAACCTCTGGGGTCTGGACGTGGTAGATCGTTTTCACAGTTTCAATACCATTGGCGCCAGTAATGGTAGACAAATCGGTAGCGATGGTTGCAGTGACAGTACCGGTCCATGGCGTGAAGATGGTCgtcttttgttgaacttcTGGAGTTTCAACATGGTAGATCGTCTTCACAGTTTCGATACCGTCAGCACCAGTAGTTGTTGACAACTCAGTAGCGATGGTTCCGGTGGTCGTTCCAGTCCATGGAGTAAAGATGGTCGTCTTCTGTTGAACTTCTGGAGTTTCAACATGGTAGATCGTCTTCACAGTTTCGATACCATCGGCACCGGTGGTAGTAGACAACTCAGTGGCAATAGTggcagtagtagtaccGGTCCATGGAGTGAATACAGTAgtcttttgttgaacttcTGGGGTTTCAACATGGTAAATAGTCTTCACAGTTTCGATACCATCAGCACCAGTAGTTGTTGACAACACAGTAGCGATGGTTCCGGTGGTCGTTCCAGTCCATGGAGTAAAGATGGTCGTCTTCTGTTGAACTTCTGGAGTTTCAACATGGTAGATCGTCTTCACAGTTTCGATACCATCGGCACCGGTGGTAGTAGACAACACAGTAGCGATGGTTCCAGTAGTAGTACCGGTCCATGGAGTGAAGATGGTCgtcttttgttgaacttcTGGAGTTTCAACATGGTAGATCGTCTTCACAGTTTCGATACCGTCAGCACCAGTAGTTGTTGACAACTCAGTAGCGATGGTTCCGGTGGTCGTTCCAGTCCATGGAGTAAAGATGGTCGTCTTCTGTTGGACCTCTGGGGTTTCAACATGGTAGATCGTCTTCACAGTTTCGATACCGTCAGCACCGGTGGTAGTAGACAAAACCGTTGCAATTGTAGCAGTGGTCGTTCCGGTCCATGGAGTGAAGATGGTCGTCTTCTGTTGGACCTCTGGGGTTTCAACATGGTAAATAGTCTTCACAGTTTCGATACCATCGGCACCGGTGGTAGTAGACAAAACCGTTGCAATTGTAGCAGTGGTCGTTCCGGTCCATGGAGTGAAGATGGTCGTCTTCTGTTGGACCTCTGGGGTTTCAACATGGTAAATAGTCTTCACAGTTTCGATACCGTCAGCACCGGTGGTAGTAGACAACTCAGTGGCAATAGTggcagtagtagtaccGGTCCATGGAGTGAATACAGTAgtcttttgttgaacttcTGGGGTTTCAACATGGTAAATAGTCTTCACTGTTTCGATACCATCGGCACCGGTGGTAGTAGACAACACAGTAGCGATGGTTCCAGTAGTAGTACCAGTCCATGGAGTGAAGATGGTCGTCTTCTGTTGAACCTCTGGGGTTTCAACATGATAGATCGTCTTCACAGTTTCGATACCGTCAGCACCGGTGGTAGTAGACAAAACCGTTGCAATTGTAGCAGTGGTCGTTCCAGTCCATGGAGTGAATACAGTAgtcttttgttgaacttcTGGGGTTTCAACATGGTAGATCGTCTTCACAGTTTCGATACCGTCAGCACCAGTAGTTGTTGACAAAACCGTTGCAATtgtagcagtagtagtgcCGGTCCATGGAGTGAAGACGGTGGTCTTTTGTTGAACCTCTGGGGTTTCAACGTGGTAAATGGTCTTCACTGTTGGAGAACCATCAGGGCCGGTGGTGACAGTAATATCAGTTGAAATAGTTGCTGTAGTAGTACCAGTCCATGGAGTAAAGACTGTTGTGGCAGTTCGAGCATCTGGagtttcaacaacaataatgtttcttgttgaaggatTTCCATTGTTATCTTTAACTGTGTTTAAGGTTGTAAAAGTACTTGTTGCTGTACCAGTCCAGGGAACAGTTGTTGTGACTACAGGGACGGGACATGCATTTCCATCTTGTacattgtatatatatccgTCGAATGTTTCATGTACTTTGCCGTCAGCATCCTTAAAAGACACACTCAAACCAGCAGGCCCTTGCCTATTTACGAAGAATATTCTCATAGGGTAATAGTATCCACCTAATAAGGTAACAGTAGCTGTATTATATGTTTGTGGCCACATTACTGAAAGATCAAACGCTCCTGGTTTTGAAACTGAGCTTTGCTTCTCACAGCATTGAAAGGCTCTTCCTGCACCAATATTCATATAAGCAAGATCATCGATATAATTAAGAATAAATTCATAGCTACCAGTTT from Kluyveromyces marxianus DMKU3-1042 DNA, complete genome, chromosome 6 includes these protein-coding regions:
- a CDS encoding flocculation protein FLO9, with translation MLHWHLLLFAIFANTILCVESEHQNSGTILGCSPDKNSLNGGFEVTYYHYPMVPISGTDCYNWDPTYATKKYQQGGYVDFGGGEIARSSGVTDLSFMASYDDSCYKPKKTKLPSNFNYDREITTTNFSMLITGYFYAPKTGSYEFILNYIDDLAYMNIGAGRAFQCCEKQSSVSKPGAFDLSVMWPQTYNTATVTLLGGYYYPMRIFFVNRQGPAGLSVSFKDADGKVHETFDGYIYNVQDGNACPVPVVTTTVPWTGTATSTFTTLNTVKDNNGNPSTRNIIVVETPDARTATTVFTPWTGTTTATISTDITVTTGPDGSPTVKTIYHVETPEVQQKTTVFTPWTGTTTATIATVLSTTTGADGIETVKTIYHVETPEVQQKTTVFTPWTGTTTATIATVLSTTTGADGIETVKTIYHVETPEVQQKTTIFTPWTGTTTGTIATVLSTTTGADGIETVKTIYHVETPEVQQKTTVFTPWTGTTTATIATELSTTTGADGIETVKTIYHVETPEVQQKTTIFTPWTGTTTATIATVLSTTTGADGIETVKTIYHVETPEVQQKTTIFTPWTGTTTATIATVLSTTTGADGIETVKTIYHVETPEVQQKTTIFTPWTGTTTGTIATELSTTTGADGIETVKTIYHVETPEVQQKTTIFTPWTGTTTGTIATVLSTTTGADGIETVKTIYHVETPEVQQKTTIFTPWTGTTTGTIATVLSTTTGADGIETVKTIYHVETPEVQQKTTVFTPWTGTTTATIATELSTTTGADGIETVKTIYHVETPEVQQKTTIFTPWTGTTTGTIATELSTTTGADGIETVKTIYHVETPEVQQKTTIFTPWTGTVTATIATDLSTITGANGIETVKTIYHVQTPEVEVATTVFTPWTGTVTATVATDISTSTGANGIETVVTIYHVQTPEVEIATTVFTPWTGRFTSTYSTRVTSIVASNEEPQVNIIYYVETPVISASAFRYSNSSSVVGSTIPSKSSPLTFTPGIVQTGTSTKFEDRIPSSSAGMSMESEYSTYSFDLSSQTTEEDQQITTTVSLQPSNTYASTGFGSSSQTDSSTNSIGSFTLTSSTIAESSLTAYSVDSSTLTDVKSESPEISEAQTSTSNYSSTDSTITLPGTTAFMEYTISTVVTTISGIATTYTTYCPLSSSSTSTVAETDIITSLAPSYSPNLDQYSQPTENSSSQPSQLQESSVLSLMTNSITPEMSLTNSLQATPTTSISVQSSDSFTGKENVSKHTGYEQGNTSTIILPSASTLSSIASRSHVTLASIGGFSSDVQQTMYEGKSNKLLVSPLIAVVLALL